TCACGTTCATGAACGGGGCGTAGGTGAACAGGAGCTGCAGCGCCATCATCAGCGCGAAGCCGCCGAGCAGCCATACGTTGCCCCCGAACCCCAGGGCGAAGGGGGAGAGGGTGAAGGAGCGGCTGTTGAAGAGGTAGAAGGCCTCCACCATGACGAAGACGTTGACGGCCACGGTCCTGGCCTGCGCCTCGCTGTGCGAGGCGGCCAGCTCCCAGCGGTACAGCCCGAAGGCGGCGAGCAGCAGGATGCCGCCCACCAGGACGATGCGGATGACGAGCTCCCTGTCGAGGATGGGATGGTCCGCCTCGCGCGGCCGCCGCTCCATGATGCCCGGCTCCTTGGGCTCGAAGGCCAGGGTCAGCCCCAGGGCCCCGGCGGTGGTCATGTTGATCCACAAAATCTGCACGGGCAGGATGGGCAGCGCCCCGCCCAGGATGACCGAGACCAGGATGACCAGCCCCTCGCCCAGGTTGGTGGGCAGGGTCCAGACGATGAACTTCAGGAGGTTGTCGTACACCCCACGGCCCTCCTCCACCGCGGCCTCGATGGTGGCGAAGTTGTCGTCGGTGAGGATCATGTCCGCGGCCTCCTTGGCGGCCTCGGTGCCGCCCCGGCCCATGGCCACGCCGATGTCGGCCTGCTTCAGGGCCGGGGCGTCGTTGACGCCGTCGCCGGTCATGGCGGCTATCTCCCCCTGGTTCTGCAGGGCCATGACCAGCCGGAGCTTCTGCTCCGGCGCCACCCGGGCGAAGACGTCCACGTCCCTGACCGCCTCGACCAGCTCGGCGTCGCCCATGGCCGCGACCTCTGCCCCGGTGAGCGTCCGGCAGCGCGGCGGGCAGCCGTCCTCCGAGCCGCCCATGCCCAGCATCCTGCCGATGGCCGCCGCGGTCAGGGCGTGGTCGCCGGTGATCATCTTGACCCGGACACCGGCCCTGTGCAGCGTCTTCACCGCGTCCACGGCCTCTGGCCGGGGCGGGTCGATCATCCCCTGAAGCCCGAGGAAGGTCATGCCCGAGGCCACGTCCGCGTGGTCCAGGGTCCGCGTCCCCTGGGGCAGCTCCTTTTCGGCCATGGCCAGCACGCGAAGCCCCCGCGACGCCATGTCCTCCGCCTCGGCCTGGATCCGGGCCGCGTCCGCGGGCAGGCGGCCGCCGTCCCCGGCCATGGAGTCGGAAACCCTTTGCAGCAGCGCCTCCACGGACCCCTTGAAGTAGACCACGGGCGGCGCGCCGTCTCCCCGGCCGTGCAGCGTGGCCATGTACTGGTGCTGCGACTCGAAGGGCAGGGTGTCCAGCCGCGGCAGGCGGGCGGACTGCGCGGCCCGGTCCAGCCCGGCCTTGCTTGCCGCCACCAGCAGGGCGGCCTCCGTGGGGTCGCCCGAAACCGTGACGCCGAGCTCCCCCGCCTCGATGATCGTCTCGTTGCACAGGATTCCCGCCAGCAGCGTCTCGCGCAGCGCCTCGTCGCGGCCGTCGACCCCGTTCCCGGCCCCATCCGCAAAGCCTTGCGCCACGCCTTCCACGGCGCCCCCGGCCTCGTAGCCGGACCCGCTCACGGCCCGGACGCGGCCGCCGGAGCGGATCTCCACCACGGTCATCTGGTTCTGGGTCAGGGTGCCCGTCTTGTCGGAGCAGACCACGGTGGTCGCGCCCAGCGTCTCCACCGCGGGCAGCTTGCGGATGATCGCGCCGCGGGCGGCCATGCGCGACACGCCCATGGCCAGGATGACGGTCACGGCCGCGGGCAGCCCCTCGGGTATGGCGCCCACCGTGAGCGCGACCGCGGCCATGAACATGTCGGGCACGGATTCGCCCTTCATGATCCCGGCGAAGAAGGTCACGGCCGCCAGGGCCAGGATGCCCCACAGCAGGATGCGGCTGAAGGCCTCGATCTTGCGCGTGAGGGGGGTGTCCAGGCTCTCCGCCCCGGCCACCAGGCCGGATATGCGGCCGATCTCCGTGCGGTCTCCGGTGGAGACCACGATGCCCGCGGCCTGTCCGTAGGTGACGACCGTGGAGGCGTAGGCCATGTTGCCGCGGTCGGCCAGGAGCGTGTCCAGGGGCAGGGCCCTCTCGCCCTTCTCCACGGGAAGCGATTCCCCGGTCAGCGCGGATTCGTCGACCTGCAGGTTCTTCACCGAGACCAGGCGCATGTCCGCCGGGGCCTTGTCGCCCGAGCGGAGCACGACGAGGTCGCCGGGCACGAGCGCCTTGGCGTCCACGCGGCGGCTCTGGCCCGCGCGCACGACCGTGGCCTCGGTGACCATGGACCGCGCCAGCGCCTCCAGCGCCCCCACGGCCTTGGCCTCCTGGAGGTAGCCGACCACGGCGTTGACCAGGACCACGCCGAGGATCACCAGGGAATCCACGTGCTCGCCCAGGGCGGTCGCGATGAGCCCCGAGACCAGCAGGATGTAGATGAGCGGCTGGTGGAACTGCAGGAGGAAGCGCCTGAGCGGCCCCGCGCCCTTGACCCGGCTGA
This genomic window from Desulfovibrio sp. X2 contains:
- a CDS encoding cation-transporting P-type ATPase; this translates as MDSVTDRQWHHLEAADAVRALGTDRERGLDLFEVQRRQEEFGPNAISRVKGAGPLRRFLLQFHQPLIYILLVSGLIATALGEHVDSLVILGVVLVNAVVGYLQEAKAVGALEALARSMVTEATVVRAGQSRRVDAKALVPGDLVVLRSGDKAPADMRLVSVKNLQVDESALTGESLPVEKGERALPLDTLLADRGNMAYASTVVTYGQAAGIVVSTGDRTEIGRISGLVAGAESLDTPLTRKIEAFSRILLWGILALAAVTFFAGIMKGESVPDMFMAAVALTVGAIPEGLPAAVTVILAMGVSRMAARGAIIRKLPAVETLGATTVVCSDKTGTLTQNQMTVVEIRSGGRVRAVSGSGYEAGGAVEGVAQGFADGAGNGVDGRDEALRETLLAGILCNETIIEAGELGVTVSGDPTEAALLVAASKAGLDRAAQSARLPRLDTLPFESQHQYMATLHGRGDGAPPVVYFKGSVEALLQRVSDSMAGDGGRLPADAARIQAEAEDMASRGLRVLAMAEKELPQGTRTLDHADVASGMTFLGLQGMIDPPRPEAVDAVKTLHRAGVRVKMITGDHALTAAAIGRMLGMGGSEDGCPPRCRTLTGAEVAAMGDAELVEAVRDVDVFARVAPEQKLRLVMALQNQGEIAAMTGDGVNDAPALKQADIGVAMGRGGTEAAKEAADMILTDDNFATIEAAVEEGRGVYDNLLKFIVWTLPTNLGEGLVILVSVILGGALPILPVQILWINMTTAGALGLTLAFEPKEPGIMERRPREADHPILDRELVIRIVLVGGILLLAAFGLYRWELAASHSEAQARTVAVNVFVMVEAFYLFNSRSFTLSPFALGFGGNVWLLGGFALMMALQLLFTYAPFMNVMFGSAPVDLLSWAKAAAVGALSFLVVEFEKRLRRA